A genome region from Ursus arctos isolate Adak ecotype North America unplaced genomic scaffold, UrsArc2.0 scaffold_18, whole genome shotgun sequence includes the following:
- the LOC113266615 gene encoding olfactory receptor 1361-like yields MDRRNQTSIYEFLLVGLSERPEQQPLQFGLFLAMYLVTTVGNLLIILAITSDLHLHTPMYLFLANLSFSDIGFVSTIIPKMLDNIGSGSKLISYDGCLTQLYFFGLFADLDNFLLAVMALDRYVAISHPLHYAMTMNFRRCILLVTGSWVVTTFHALVHTLLVMRLSFCGPNIIPHFFCDLVPLLNLACSSTYVNDLVLILVAGTLLIGPFICILTSYFYIALAILRINSTKGKQRAFSNCTSHLSVVSLFYSTAIGVYLCPPSSPSGGKDRVFSIMYTVVTPMLNPFIYSLRNRDMKGALGKLLRRKTL; encoded by the coding sequence ATGGACAGAAGAAACCAGACCAGCATCTATGAATTTCTTCTCGTGGGCCTCTCTGAGCGGCCAGAGCAGCAGCCTCTCCAGTTCGGGCTCTTTCTGGCCATGTACCTGGTCACCACTGTGgggaacctgctcatcatcctggccattACCTCTGACCtacacctccacacccccatgtacctCTTCCTAGCTAACCTGTCCTTTTCTGACATTGGTTTTGTCTCCACAATAATTCCCAAGATGCTAGATAATATTGGCTCAGGAAGTAAACTGATTTCTTATGATGGGTGTCTGACACAGCTTTATTTCTTTGGCCTATTTGCAGATCTGGACAACTTTCTCCTGGCTGTGATGGCActtgaccgctatgtggccatcagCCACCCCCTCCATTATGCCATGACCATGAACTTCCGACGGTGTATCCTGTTGGTGACTGGGTCATGGGTGGTCACTACCTTCCATGCCCTAGTGCATACCCTCCTGGTGATGAGGCTTTCTTTCTGTGGCCCCAATATCATCCCCCATTTCTTCTGTGATCTGGTCCCACTCCTGAATCTGGCTTGCTCCAGTACTTATGTCAATGACCTAGTGCTCATCCTTGTGGCAGGAACATTGCTGATTGGACCCTTCATCTGCATCCTTACATCTTACTTCtatattgctttggctatcctAAGAATCAATTCCACAAAGGGTAAGCAAAGGGCCTTCTCCAACTGCACCTCCCACCTCTCTGTGGTCTCTCTATTTTATAGCACAGCTATTGGGGTCTATTTATGTCCTCCATCATCCCCCTCAGGTGGAAAGGACAGAGTCTTCTCAATAATGTACACGGTGGTGACCCCCATgttgaaccccttcatctacagcctaaGAAACAGGGATATGAAGGGGGCTCTGGGAAAACTACTCAGAAGAAAAACGCTCTAA